Genomic segment of Arachnia propionica:
CACCCTCACCGACCACGCCCGCGCCGTGACCGGGGTCGCATGGCACCCTGACGGTGATCTCATCGCCACCGCCGACGCCTCGGGACTGATCCGGATCTCCCACCTCGACGGCACCCTGGAGCGCGCCTTCATCTCCGTGCGACCCCGCGTCCCCGGGGTGGAAAGCTACGCCAGCTGGACCCCCGAAGGCCTCGACGTCCTGGAAGGAGAAGCCTGGCGAGTGCTGCGCATCCCAGAGCCAGAAGACGGAAGCTAGCAGCACCTCGAGACATCCGGCCCGAGGAGGGCCAGCGGCACCACCGCCACCCCGTCGGGACGCCGGTAGGCGGCCTTGCCCGTCGTGACGACCACCAGGTCGGCCACCCGGTCTGGGATCTGGTCGCGCAGCCAGATGAGATGCTTCGCGTCCGAATCGCCCACCGCGGCCGCGAGTTTCACCTCGATTCCCACGATCTGCCCGTCCGCTCCTTCGACGACGAGGTCCACCTCGTGTCGTCCGCCCTGGGTGCGCATGTGGTACACCCGCGCCTCGGCGGCCTGCGCCGCGACGCGCACCGTCAGCGTCGCGAGCGACTCGAACAGCGGCCCCATCATGTGTGCCCCCGACGCGTTGAGCAGGGAGGACGACGACAGACCCAGCAGCCGGGCCGCCAGGGCGGGGTCGGCGAGTTGGTGTTTGGGGGCCTGCTGGAGCCGCCGGATCGGGTTGTTCGCGGGCAGCCAGCCGGGCACCGGATCCAGTATCCACAGGCGGGTGAGGAGGTCCCGGTACACGATGGTCGTGGTGTGGGCCGGCTGTGCCCCGTCGCCTCCGGTGGTGGCGTCCAGCATCCGTGAGTAGGAGGTGGTGGTCGAGGACGCCGCGGCGTAGGTCGCAAGCCAGCGACGCAGCGTCTCCGGATGTCGCACCGCGAAGCCGTGGTCGGGCAGGTCGCGGTCGATGATGCGTTGCAGGTAGGCGTCCAGCAGTCCCCGGCGCAGGCGCGAGGGCGCGTTCATGATCCCGGGGAATCCGCTGGCGACGATCGCGTCGGCGTAATCGGTGAGCCCGTATCCGCTGTCCCCGCCCACCGGATCGCGACCGCCCTCGAGGAGCCGCGCCAGCGACACCGTCGGTGTGGCACGTCCGCGTTCCGGCAACGCCATGGGACGCATCCGCAGCGACAGGATCCGTCCCGCTCCGCTGTGGGTTCCGGCGGCGTCCGTCGGTGTGGCGGATCCGGTGAGGAGGTAGCTTCCGGGCGGGGCGCCGGAGTCGACACGTCGTCGCACCGAATCCCACACCTGGGGCAGTTTCTGCCACTCGTCGAGGAGCAGCGTTCCCGCCGGCACCGCCGTCAGTCCGAAATCCGCTGCGGCAATCCGCCGCTGGTCCTCGTCGTCCAGCAGCCACGTGGTGGTGGCGCGCCGCCGGGCGGTGTCCGTCTTCCCCACTCCCTTGGGGCCGTCGATCGCAATGGCGGGAGCGAGCGGCAACAGCTCGTCCAACTCCAGATCCACCGTCCTGGGTAGGTACTCCATGCTGCTTACGCTACCATTCACACAATTTATACACTAGGATTCACACACTTCTTACGCTACCGTTTCTGCATCTCGTGACCGCCCCTCCACGACCTCCACCTCAGTTCGCCAGCCCTACCGACGTCCGCTGGTCTTCCCGCCATCCGCCAGCCTCCCCGACGGGAACGCCAGCCCAACCGCCGAACGCCAGCGCTACAGCGCAGGCAAACGACGCGCAGGCAGGCAGACTCGTGATTGGCGAAGCCGACGCGATGAGCCGGACTACCCTGAGATGTAGCAGCGCAAGAAGGCAGGGAGGAGATATGACGCGCACCCACGACTGGGGAAGTTTCGAGGATTTCTTCACCACCGCTATGGCCCAGCCCGATACCGATTGGCGACAGACCCACAGTCACATAGGTCTGACCGGTACGGCTGTCGATGGCGCCCGCGCAGCGGCCGATCTCATCGCCGTCGGCGAACCCCTCATCGAGGCGTGGCGATTCGGCATCCT
This window contains:
- a CDS encoding ATP-binding protein; protein product: MEYLPRTVDLELDELLPLAPAIAIDGPKGVGKTDTARRRATTTWLLDDEDQRRIAAADFGLTAVPAGTLLLDEWQKLPQVWDSVRRRVDSGAPPGSYLLTGSATPTDAAGTHSGAGRILSLRMRPMALPERGRATPTVSLARLLEGGRDPVGGDSGYGLTDYADAIVASGFPGIMNAPSRLRRGLLDAYLQRIIDRDLPDHGFAVRHPETLRRWLATYAAASSTTTSYSRMLDATTGGDGAQPAHTTTIVYRDLLTRLWILDPVPGWLPANNPIRRLQQAPKHQLADPALAARLLGLSSSSLLNASGAHMMGPLFESLATLTVRVAAQAAEARVYHMRTQGGRHEVDLVVEGADGQIVGIEVKLAAAVGDSDAKHLIWLRDQIPDRVADLVVVTTGKAAYRRPDGVAVVPLALLGPDVSRCC